The following proteins are co-located in the Massilia litorea genome:
- a CDS encoding lipocalin-like domain-containing protein, with amino-acid sequence MRLLFALLLFCAGLAGAAPPSFAPVKPGMALAFPRDFGAHPDFRTEWWYVTGWLTTAAGKPLGFQVTFFRSRTEHDPANPSAFAPHQLVIGHAALSDPALGHLVHDQRSAREGFGLAWAKPGDLDLKLDDWRMTRGPDGNYRVTLKSSELSLELTLAPAQPPLLQGDAGYSRKGPAAKHASYYYSLPQLKVTGIAGRAGAAGPVTGSAWFDHEWSSEALQPEAQGWDWIGANLDDGSALMAFQIRSKDGGKLWAHAALRGPDGKVVRYTPDQVAFAPQTRWKSPRTNAEYPVATTITTGATRWRILPLQPDQELDSRRSTGAVYWEGAVTLERDGVPAGRGYLEMTGYARQMKL; translated from the coding sequence ATGCGCCTGCTGTTCGCTTTGCTGTTGTTCTGCGCCGGCCTGGCCGGGGCTGCCCCGCCTTCGTTCGCGCCCGTCAAACCGGGCATGGCGCTGGCTTTTCCGCGCGACTTCGGCGCCCATCCGGATTTTCGCACCGAGTGGTGGTATGTGACGGGATGGCTGACCACGGCCGCCGGCAAGCCGCTCGGCTTCCAGGTCACCTTCTTCCGCAGCCGCACCGAACACGATCCGGCCAATCCGAGCGCCTTCGCGCCGCACCAGCTGGTGATTGGCCATGCGGCGCTGTCGGATCCGGCGCTCGGCCATCTCGTGCACGACCAGCGCAGCGCGCGCGAGGGGTTCGGCCTGGCCTGGGCCAAACCGGGAGATCTCGACCTCAAACTCGACGACTGGCGCATGACGCGCGGGCCCGACGGCAACTACCGCGTCACCCTGAAATCGTCGGAACTGAGCCTCGAGCTGACGCTGGCGCCGGCCCAGCCGCCGCTGCTGCAGGGCGACGCCGGCTATTCGCGCAAGGGCCCGGCGGCTAAGCATGCGAGCTATTACTACAGCCTGCCGCAGCTGAAGGTGACCGGCATCGCGGGACGCGCCGGGGCCGCCGGACCGGTGACGGGCAGCGCCTGGTTCGACCACGAATGGTCGAGCGAAGCGCTGCAGCCCGAGGCGCAGGGCTGGGACTGGATCGGCGCCAACCTCGACGACGGCTCGGCGCTGATGGCTTTCCAGATACGGTCGAAGGACGGTGGTAAACTATGGGCGCACGCGGCGCTGCGCGGCCCCGACGGAAAAGTCGTCCGCTACACGCCCGACCAGGTGGCGTTCGCGCCGCAGACGCGCTGGAAGTCGCCGCGCACGAATGCCGAATATCCGGTCGCAACCACGATCACGACCGGCGCCACGCGCTGGCGCATCCTGCCCCTGCAGCCGGACCAGGAGCTCGATTCGCGCCGCTCGACGGGCGCCGTCTACTGGGAGGGAGCGGTCACGCTCGAACGGGACGGCGTGCCGGCCGGACGCGGCTACCTCGAAATGACGGGCTATGCGCGGCAGATGAAACTTTGA
- a CDS encoding FtsX-like permease family protein: protein MSGLNVLSRWLLVGEWRAHPLRAVLAVAAIAVGVAMGFAIHLINAAAFNEFSSAIKSLSGQADVQVAGREALFDEAIYPLLAQYEGVALASPVLELQAAIPNVKGSLRIVGIDPLRAGYIAPDLLGVPAEGRGSDLLADDAVFLSPAAQGWLNLRAGAALTVRAGTADLHLRVAGPVQRARPGQRFGVMDIGALQWRFGQLGKLSRVDLKLRAGVNRAQFEAGLKSDLERRFPGRFRVQQPNDSDQESRNNNLSRAYRVNLTVLALVALFTGAFLVFSTQALSVMRRRSQFALLRVLGVERGQLLRQVLVEGASLGVIGALLGVAAGYALAALALRFFGGDLGAGYFPGVKPQVVFTPVAACVFFALGLGVALLGCLAPALEAARARPAVALKAGNEEAALSHLARVWPSMICLALAGLFAFAPPVFELPLFGYFAIALLLIGGIGLMPRLASASFRLLARPLLRMPNPPPVLALTLARLANAPGQASIALGGILASFSLMVAMGIMVASFRISVDDWMRHILPADLYVRSSAGGSSGFFGKPEQDAITRAAGGNQVQFLRTRPISLAADRPDVILIARDIDPLDPGRLLFLVGSSLPVPAGARPAWVSEAMLDLYGVQVGQTLALPLGGRPSPFFVAGVWRDYANQSGSIVVRLADYRALTGALEVTDAAIYAGSAANTNRIEGALRRLPFGPALQLARPGEIRAASLQIFDRSFAVTYLLEAIAIVIGLSGVAATFSAQTLARAREFGMLRHVGVTRGQVLGILACEGGLLTTLGVACGFALGLVISLILVFVVNPQSFHWTMGLHLPWGLLGIVAAVLVAASVGTALVSGRYALSGGPVRAVREDW, encoded by the coding sequence CGCTGCGCGCCGTGCTGGCCGTGGCCGCGATCGCGGTCGGGGTGGCGATGGGTTTTGCGATCCACCTGATCAACGCCGCCGCCTTCAATGAATTTTCAAGCGCGATCAAGAGCCTGTCCGGCCAGGCGGACGTCCAGGTCGCCGGGCGCGAGGCCCTGTTCGACGAAGCCATCTATCCCCTGCTCGCGCAATATGAGGGCGTCGCCCTCGCCTCCCCGGTGCTCGAACTCCAGGCCGCGATCCCGAACGTCAAGGGCTCGCTGCGCATCGTCGGCATCGACCCGCTGCGCGCCGGCTATATCGCGCCCGACCTGCTGGGCGTGCCGGCCGAGGGACGCGGCAGCGACCTGCTGGCCGACGACGCGGTCTTCCTGTCGCCTGCCGCGCAGGGCTGGCTGAACCTGCGTGCCGGCGCGGCGCTGACCGTACGCGCCGGCACCGCGGACCTCCACCTGCGCGTGGCCGGCCCCGTGCAGCGTGCCCGGCCCGGCCAGCGCTTCGGCGTGATGGACATCGGCGCCCTGCAGTGGCGCTTTGGCCAGCTCGGCAAACTCTCGCGCGTGGATCTGAAACTGCGCGCCGGCGTCAACCGCGCGCAATTCGAGGCGGGCCTGAAGAGCGACCTGGAACGGCGCTTCCCGGGGCGCTTTCGCGTCCAGCAGCCGAACGACAGCGATCAGGAAAGCCGCAACAATAACCTCAGCCGCGCCTACCGCGTGAACCTCACCGTGCTGGCCCTGGTGGCGCTGTTCACCGGCGCCTTCCTCGTGTTCTCGACCCAGGCTTTATCGGTGATGCGCCGGCGCAGCCAGTTCGCGCTGCTGCGCGTGCTCGGCGTGGAGCGCGGCCAGCTGCTGCGGCAGGTGCTGGTCGAGGGCGCCAGCCTGGGCGTGATCGGCGCGCTGCTCGGGGTTGCCGCCGGCTATGCGCTGGCGGCGCTGGCCCTGCGCTTCTTCGGCGGCGACCTCGGCGCCGGCTACTTCCCAGGGGTCAAGCCGCAAGTCGTCTTCACGCCGGTCGCCGCCTGCGTCTTCTTCGCGCTGGGCCTGGGCGTGGCCCTGCTGGGCTGCCTGGCGCCGGCCCTGGAGGCGGCGCGCGCCAGGCCGGCCGTGGCCCTGAAAGCGGGCAACGAGGAGGCGGCCCTGTCGCACCTGGCGCGCGTCTGGCCATCCATGATCTGCCTGGCGCTGGCGGGCCTGTTCGCCTTCGCGCCGCCCGTGTTCGAGCTGCCCCTGTTCGGCTATTTCGCGATTGCCCTGCTGCTGATCGGCGGCATCGGACTGATGCCGCGCCTGGCCTCGGCGAGCTTCCGCCTGCTCGCGCGTCCGCTGCTGCGCATGCCGAACCCGCCGCCGGTGCTGGCGCTGACGCTGGCGCGCCTGGCGAACGCGCCCGGCCAGGCCTCGATCGCCCTGGGCGGCATCCTGGCCAGCTTCAGCCTGATGGTGGCGATGGGGATCATGGTCGCCAGTTTCCGGATCTCGGTCGACGACTGGATGCGCCACATCCTGCCGGCCGACCTGTATGTGCGCAGCAGCGCCGGCGGCAGCTCGGGCTTCTTCGGCAAGCCGGAGCAGGATGCGATCACGCGCGCCGCCGGCGGCAATCAGGTGCAGTTCCTGCGTACGCGCCCGATCTCGCTGGCGGCCGACCGTCCGGACGTGATCCTGATCGCGCGCGACATCGATCCGCTCGATCCGGGCCGTTTGCTGTTCCTGGTCGGTTCCTCGCTCCCGGTGCCGGCAGGTGCGCGGCCGGCCTGGGTCTCGGAAGCGATGCTCGACCTGTACGGCGTGCAGGTCGGCCAGACCCTGGCGCTGCCGCTGGGCGGGCGTCCTTCGCCCTTCTTCGTTGCCGGCGTCTGGCGCGACTATGCCAACCAGTCCGGCTCGATCGTCGTGCGCCTGGCCGACTACCGCGCACTGACCGGTGCGCTGGAAGTGACCGACGCCGCCATCTACGCCGGCAGCGCAGCGAACACGAACCGGATCGAAGGCGCGCTGCGCCGGCTGCCTTTCGGCCCGGCCCTGCAGCTGGCCCGCCCTGGCGAAATCCGCGCCGCCAGCCTGCAGATCTTCGACCGCAGCTTCGCCGTGACCTACCTGCTGGAAGCGATCGCCATCGTCATCGGCCTGTCGGGCGTGGCCGCGACCTTCTCGGCGCAGACGCTGGCGCGGGCGCGCGAATTCGGCATGCTGCGCCACGTCGGCGTGACGCGCGGCCAGGTGCTCGGCATCCTGGCCTGCGAAGGGGGACTGCTGACGACACTCGGCGTGGCCTGCGGTTTCGCGCTGGGCCTCGTGATCAGCCTGATCCTCGTATTCGTCGTCAACCCGCAGTCCTTCCACTGGACCATGGGCCTGCACCTGCCCTGGGGTTTATTGGGAATCGTCGCCGCCGTGCTGGTCGCGGCCTCGGTCGGCACCGCGCTGGTGTCGGGACGCTATGCATTGTCGGGCGGCCCGGTGCGCGCCGTGAGGGAGGATTGGTGA
- a CDS encoding ABC transporter transmembrane domain-containing protein produces the protein MTQRSPSSSTNTSASADTATPRKGSLAALKGLLPFLLPYRRQFVLAGIALLFAAGATLAIPAAFKQMIDLGFGAQAGAHSIKHVDATFLALFGVAAVLGVATAARFYMVSWLGERVTADIRSAVYRHVVHQSPEFFETTQTGEVLSRLTTDTTLIQAVVGTSISLALRNTLLFVGGLVMLFVTSAKLTAIILALLVLVIVPIVLFGRRVRKLSRDSQDRIADASALAGEILNAMPTVQAFTHEKIEAERFGSSVEGAFAAAMQRIRARSLLTMLAIVLVFGTIVFVLWLGAHAVLEGTMTGGDLGQFILYASIVAGSIGALAEVMGEAQRAAGATERLLELLAARSDIRNPAHPRALPARSSNGAALALHDLTFAYPSRQDTAALSHVSLAIRPGETVAVVGPSGAGKTTLFQLLLRYYDPQSGAITLDGVDIRDLDLHTLRGAIGIVPQDTVIFSADAMENIRYGRPEATDEEVIAAAKLAAAHEFIERLPQGYWSFLGERGVRLSGGQRQRIAIARALLKNPPLLLLDEATSALDAESERLVQGALEAAMVGRTTVIIAHRLATVQRADRIVVMEDGRVVETGTHASLVAMKGIYANLAALQFHNVHVEH, from the coding sequence ATGACCCAGCGTTCACCCAGTTCCAGCACAAACACCAGCGCCAGCGCCGACACCGCCACGCCACGCAAGGGCAGCCTCGCCGCGCTCAAGGGTTTGCTTCCGTTCCTGCTCCCGTATCGCCGCCAGTTCGTCCTGGCCGGCATCGCCCTGCTGTTCGCGGCCGGCGCCACGCTGGCCATTCCCGCCGCGTTCAAGCAGATGATCGACCTCGGCTTCGGCGCCCAGGCCGGCGCCCACAGCATCAAGCACGTCGACGCCACCTTCCTCGCCCTGTTCGGCGTGGCCGCGGTGCTGGGCGTGGCGACCGCGGCGCGCTTCTACATGGTGTCCTGGCTCGGCGAACGGGTCACGGCCGACATCCGCAGCGCCGTCTACCGCCACGTGGTGCACCAGAGCCCGGAATTTTTCGAGACCACGCAGACCGGCGAAGTGTTGTCGCGCCTGACCACCGACACTACGCTGATCCAGGCCGTGGTCGGCACCAGCATCTCGCTCGCCCTTCGGAACACCCTGCTCTTCGTCGGCGGCCTGGTGATGCTGTTCGTGACCAGCGCCAAGCTGACTGCCATCATCCTGGCCCTGCTGGTGCTTGTCATCGTGCCGATCGTGCTGTTCGGGCGGCGCGTGCGCAAGCTCTCGCGCGATTCGCAGGACCGCATCGCCGACGCCTCGGCGCTGGCCGGCGAGATCCTGAACGCGATGCCGACGGTGCAGGCGTTCACCCACGAGAAAATCGAGGCCGAGCGCTTCGGCAGCTCGGTGGAAGGCGCGTTTGCAGCCGCCATGCAGCGCATCCGCGCGCGCTCCCTGCTCACCATGCTGGCCATCGTGCTGGTATTCGGCACCATCGTCTTCGTGCTGTGGCTGGGCGCGCATGCGGTGCTGGAAGGGACCATGACCGGCGGCGACCTCGGCCAGTTCATCCTGTACGCCTCGATCGTGGCCGGTTCGATCGGCGCGCTGGCCGAAGTGATGGGCGAAGCGCAGCGCGCCGCCGGCGCCACCGAACGCCTGCTGGAACTGCTGGCCGCGCGTTCCGACATCCGCAACCCGGCGCATCCGCGCGCCCTGCCTGCACGCTCCTCGAATGGCGCGGCCCTCGCGCTGCATGACCTCACCTTCGCTTATCCCTCGCGCCAGGACACGGCGGCGCTGTCGCACGTGTCGCTGGCGATCCGTCCAGGCGAAACGGTCGCCGTGGTCGGCCCGTCCGGGGCCGGCAAGACGACCCTGTTCCAGCTGCTGCTGCGCTACTACGACCCGCAGTCGGGCGCCATCACCCTCGACGGCGTCGACATCCGCGACCTCGACCTGCACACCCTGCGCGGCGCGATCGGCATCGTGCCCCAGGACACGGTGATCTTCTCCGCGGATGCGATGGAAAACATCCGCTACGGCCGGCCCGAGGCAACGGACGAGGAAGTCATCGCGGCGGCGAAGCTGGCTGCGGCCCACGAATTCATCGAGCGCCTGCCGCAGGGCTACTGGTCCTTCCTCGGCGAGCGCGGCGTGCGCCTGTCGGGCGGCCAGCGCCAGCGCATCGCGATCGCGCGCGCCCTGCTGAAAAATCCCCCGCTGCTGCTGCTCGACGAGGCGACCAGCGCGCTCGACGCCGAATCCGAACGCCTGGTGCAGGGCGCGCTGGAAGCGGCCATGGTCGGCCGCACCACCGTCATCATCGCGCACCGCCTGGCCACCGTGCAGCGCGCCGACCGCATCGTCGTCATGGAAGACGGCCGCGTGGTCGAAACCGGCACCCACGCCTCGCTGGTGGCGATGAAAGGCATCTATGCCAACCTGGCGGCGCTGCAGTTCCACAACGTGCATGTAGAACACTGA